Part of the Gammaproteobacteria bacterium genome, GACGCGGTGTACCCCGGCTGCTCGGAGTCTTCCCCACGCGCTGTGCCCGAACGCAGGTGTCGGCGCTATACGCGCTTCTGTGGGCCGCCGTCGCGCACGTGCCCCCGGGTGAGTTCGCCGGGAGAATCCGCCGCCGGGCCGCCGCGAAGGGGATGGACGTGGCTCAGCGCGCCGTCTGGCTCGGCGCCGGCCTGATCGTGTCGCCTCGCGAATACCGGCCTGCGGTGGAGGACTTCGTGGAACGGGGACGGGAGCCGAGGGCGCGCCACATTCTCCGGTTTCTGGTGCCCGCCTGGCCCCGGGAGCCCGCCATCGACGAGCCCTGGGTGGAATGGGACACGGTCGATATCGCCGCGCTGGTGAAGGCGCTGGGGTCCTGGTACGACCCCTGGTGGGGCGGCCTCGGGTCCGGATCCAGGCTCGCTTCCCCGACCTTCAGCCTCCGGGTCGACGGCCTCATCAAGCGCTGGCTGACGATCGTGGCCGAACGCCAGGACCCCGAGGCCGGACAAGCCCTAGAGTCACTGGCCGACGACCCGGCGCTGGCGAGCTGGTACGATGTGATCGAAGAAGCGAAGACCCGGCGCCGGGCAAGGGCGATCAGGGCCCGCCATACCGTCTGAGCCGCCTACATCCAGCCTTCCCGCTCGATCAGCCGCTCGATGTGGGCAAGATGGTGCCGTCCGTGCCAGGCGTAGAGGCCGACGTTCCGGGCCAGCGGGATCGCGCCGGCCTCCGGGTGCACGAACTCGAGCTGGAACTGCGACCAGTTGAGGCGGCGCAACAGGTCCTCCCAGCGGGTGTGGAGGGCCTCCAGTGCGTCGAGCGATGGGCCAACCGGGCCCCGGGCGTCCGGCAGCTCCGCCCAGGCCTTCTCGTCGTAGGCCTTGATGGCCGGCCGGTCCTCGGTCAGGGTCCACTTGAAGCGCACGTAGCTGTTCAGGTGGCTGTCGAACAGGTGGTGCACGACCTGGCGCACGGTCCAGCCGTCCGGCCGATATGGCGTGTCCAGTTGCTCGTCCGTGAGGGGCGCGACCGCCGCCCGCAGATCCGCGGGCAGAGACGCGATCTCGTCGATCCAGGCCTCGACCTGCTGCTCCGTAATCTCGGCCGGAGGAGCGTACCGGCCGATGGGATAGCGAAGGTCGGGCGTGCCGGAATTCGTCGGTGTCATCGGGTTCATTCCCTCGGCGTTACCGCGTGCCCAGCACGCAGTATTGATAGATGCTCAACCCCTCGTCCGTCGCCATGTTCTCGGCGATGTCGTCCACGCCGTATCCCTCGCCCAGGTCGCCGATGGGCCCATCATCGAGTACCCGGAGCGGTGTCTCCGATTCGAACACCGCCAGGTCGGCGAAACCGGTCGGAAACGACGCCCCCATGGCCCGTTCCACCGCCTCGATGCGTTCGAGGTCCTCCTGCCTCTCGAAGTCCCGCTTCTGCATGTCCTCCGCGAAGTAGTCGAACGCGATCCGGAACGAGGTGATCCGGGCGCACAGGCGGTTCAGGAAGGGGAAGATGGTCTCGGTGGGCAGATACATGGTGTTGCCCTCCCACACGATCACCGTCGGGGCGTCCAGGTCGAATCCGGCTTCCGCCAGCTTCTCCGGGAGGTCGACTTCCAGGTAGTTGAAGGGGAGCGCGGGGCTGGGCGTGATACCGTGTCCGCGCAGGACGTCGTGCTTATAGCGAACCACCGCCCCCTGGTCCACCTCGTAGTGGGTCACCCCCGGCGCCGCGAAGATCTGGGCGCGCATGTCGAGCCCGGCCCCCAGCGAGACGACCTGGCGCGCGCCCTCGGCGATCCCCCGCTCGACGAAGCGGTTGAAGAAGCGCGTGCGGAACCGGAGCATGTGGGTGGACTCGGGCACCGCGTCGGCCAACTGGCGGGCCATTCCCATCGCCTGGTCCGTGACGAACCACTCGGCGTAGGGGTCCTCGAAAAGCGGCCGCGCCTTCTCCTTCTCCATCGCCCGGAAGCAGGCGATCACGAACGCGGTGGTGCCGACTTCGTTGATGTCGACGGTCATGGTGTCTTCCCTTCCTCTTTGTTCAGGTTTGCAGCGCCGCTGTGTGCTTCGGCGCGGCGAACTCTAGCCTTGCGGGTGTCTCGATGGCAACGACCT contains:
- the bstA gene encoding bacillithiol transferase BstA, yielding MTPTNSGTPDLRYPIGRYAPPAEITEQQVEAWIDEIASLPADLRAAVAPLTDEQLDTPYRPDGWTVRQVVHHLFDSHLNSYVRFKWTLTEDRPAIKAYDEKAWAELPDARGPVGPSLDALEALHTRWEDLLRRLNWSQFQLEFVHPEAGAIPLARNVGLYAWHGRHHLAHIERLIEREGWM
- a CDS encoding SAM-dependent methyltransferase, with product MTVDINEVGTTAFVIACFRAMEKEKARPLFEDPYAEWFVTDQAMGMARQLADAVPESTHMLRFRTRFFNRFVERGIAEGARQVVSLGAGLDMRAQIFAAPGVTHYEVDQGAVVRYKHDVLRGHGITPSPALPFNYLEVDLPEKLAEAGFDLDAPTVIVWEGNTMYLPTETIFPFLNRLCARITSFRIAFDYFAEDMQKRDFERQEDLERIEAVERAMGASFPTGFADLAVFESETPLRVLDDGPIGDLGEGYGVDDIAENMATDEGLSIYQYCVLGTR